In a single window of the bacterium genome:
- a CDS encoding nucleotidyltransferase family protein has protein sequence MQRKDIVLDKIREKGEELQQFKVSSLFLFGSVARGEENFDSDIDLLVEFIEPVGLFTFVRLKIYLEELLDAKIDLVTSEALKERLRDRILKEAIRAA, from the coding sequence ATGCAAAGAAAAGATATCGTACTTGATAAAATCCGGGAAAAAGGCGAGGAACTTCAGCAGTTTAAGGTTTCTTCCCTGTTCCTGTTCGGTTCCGTTGCACGGGGAGAAGAAAACTTCGACAGCGACATCGATTTACTCGTCGAGTTTATCGAACCCGTTGGACTTTTCACTTTTGTACGGCTGAAAATCTACCTGGAAGAACTGCTCGATGCAAAAATCGACCTGGTGACAAGCGAAGCGTTAAAGGAGCGTCTGAGGGACAGAATTCTGAAAGAGG